In Syntrophomonas wolfei subsp. wolfei str. Goettingen G311, a single window of DNA contains:
- a CDS encoding IS110 family transposase has product MKNTQNQKISQIKFETLVVGIDIGKETHYARAFDYRGMELARLLKFSNTDQGFERLGQWMRDICKQQEKTGIIVGFEPTGHYWFTLGDHLKRQGHKLAIVNPFHVKRTKELDDNSPTKNDRKDPKTIAMLVKDGRYREVYIPDDIYQELREAVSERERLQEQLTSIYNRVVRWLDIRFPEFTTVFKDWRRNASLITLRSFPTPEKVMEMGVDKIVETWRKQMKRASLKRAERLVKVASRSVGRTSGKVASEVSLQNLLAEYDLYCQQYDKLEQLMQELLMQVPNADKLLDIKGVGLITAATFVGEVGDISRFQDPRQIQKLAGLNLVENSSGKHKGRTTISRRGRRRLRHSLFFSMIAILGKNQEFRLLHQRNLMRENNPLNKMQSIIALCGKLIRVFYAILIKGVDYSPEKMLGDMEQSIRVAA; this is encoded by the coding sequence ATGAAAAATACACAAAATCAAAAGATTTCGCAAATCAAATTTGAGACTCTGGTCGTTGGAATTGACATTGGCAAAGAGACCCACTACGCAAGAGCCTTTGATTACAGAGGGATGGAGCTAGCCAGGCTGCTGAAATTTAGCAACACAGACCAAGGATTTGAGCGATTGGGTCAGTGGATGCGTGATATATGCAAGCAGCAAGAAAAGACGGGTATCATCGTCGGCTTCGAACCCACAGGACATTATTGGTTTACGCTAGGGGATCATCTCAAACGCCAAGGCCATAAACTGGCCATAGTCAATCCGTTCCACGTCAAACGAACGAAGGAACTGGATGACAATAGCCCTACCAAGAACGATCGTAAAGACCCGAAAACAATCGCCATGTTGGTGAAAGATGGGCGTTATCGGGAAGTGTACATACCCGACGACATCTATCAAGAGCTAAGAGAAGCGGTATCAGAACGGGAACGATTGCAGGAGCAATTGACTTCTATCTACAATCGGGTCGTTAGGTGGCTAGATATCCGGTTTCCTGAGTTCACAACAGTCTTCAAGGACTGGAGAAGAAATGCATCATTGATAACTCTCAGAAGCTTTCCAACACCAGAGAAGGTTATGGAAATGGGTGTTGATAAGATTGTAGAGACGTGGAGAAAGCAAATGAAGCGCGCCAGCCTAAAACGTGCAGAAAGACTGGTAAAGGTGGCAAGTAGAAGTGTAGGTCGAACTAGCGGGAAAGTGGCCTCCGAGGTTAGTTTGCAAAACCTGCTAGCAGAATATGACCTGTACTGTCAGCAATACGACAAGCTGGAACAACTCATGCAAGAACTGCTGATGCAAGTGCCTAATGCTGACAAACTCCTGGATATCAAAGGAGTCGGCCTAATCACAGCAGCCACCTTTGTCGGCGAAGTAGGCGATATCAGTAGGTTCCAAGATCCTAGACAGATACAGAAGCTGGCTGGACTCAATCTGGTAGAGAACAGTTCTGGTAAACACAAGGGAAGAACCACTATCAGTCGCAGAGGTAGAAGACGACTGAGGCACAGCTTATTCTTTTCCATGATCGCCATACTGGGAAAAAACCAAGAGTTTCGGCTACTTCACCAAAGAAACCTAATGCGGGAGAATAATCCGCTTAACAAGATGCAGTCCATCATCGCCCTTTGCGGTAAGCTGATCCGGGTTTTCTATGCAATACTAATCAAAGGCGTCGATTACAGCCCAGAGAAGATGCTGGGGGATATGGAACAATCAATTAGAGTAGCCGCCTAG
- the cas6 gene encoding CRISPR-associated endoribonuclease Cas6 — protein sequence MMLQKIILQCKYGGEQRASYNWGSLFHGILVKSLPSDIAEMLHENHLRPFSQYVLSSSNQELTWNIGLWDAEIANHIIQAVLPLVQIELQHKATTLEVTGVKRSSQNEYEYFNHYFATENPCRRYEIEFLTPCTHKQDGSYVLFPTPELIVKSLNNRYCAFMQDVSLDAPEAMEQIAKHIHIVRYSLHSAVFYLERTKITGYMGRITVVISGTEQLARLAGALLSFAEYSGLGIKTALGMGGVKIRALA from the coding sequence ATGATGTTACAAAAAATAATTTTACAGTGCAAATATGGTGGAGAGCAGAGGGCCAGCTATAATTGGGGCTCACTTTTCCATGGAATCCTGGTTAAATCATTGCCGTCCGATATAGCGGAAATGCTTCACGAAAATCACTTACGTCCTTTTTCCCAATATGTTTTATCCAGCTCGAATCAAGAGTTGACCTGGAATATCGGCTTATGGGACGCAGAAATAGCTAATCATATTATACAGGCGGTTTTGCCTTTGGTGCAGATAGAATTGCAGCATAAAGCCACAACCCTGGAAGTTACAGGAGTTAAGAGATCCAGCCAGAATGAATACGAGTATTTCAACCATTATTTTGCTACGGAAAATCCCTGTCGCCGTTATGAGATAGAGTTTCTGACACCGTGTACCCATAAACAGGATGGATCATATGTATTATTTCCCACCCCGGAGTTGATTGTAAAAAGCCTTAATAATCGTTATTGCGCTTTTATGCAGGATGTATCTTTGGATGCTCCCGAAGCCATGGAGCAAATAGCCAAACATATTCACATTGTTCGTTATTCTTTGCATTCGGCTGTTTTTTACCTGGAAAGAACTAAAATTACTGGGTATATGGGCAGAATAACAGTGGTCATTAGTGGTACCGAACAACTGGCTCGATTGGCAGGTGCTTTGCTTTCATTCGCTGAGTATAGCGGATTGGGAATAAAAACTGCCCTGGGTATGGGTGGTGTAAAAATTAGGGCATTAGCGTAG
- the csm5 gene encoding type III-A CRISPR-associated RAMP protein Csm5, translated as MKFAHLERLNLTLRALAPVFIGSGEQLGKKEYIFDSPNALIYFPDFPRLVAFLKERSLLAEYEKFLSTPRLKDIRVFLEENGISAADYPSFVRYSIAAGEAAHIENFREVLTFIKDSKGYPYIPGSSLKGAIRTALATYLLKRGDWERDRRNIEGSDSSVPARKYLARESSTVEKKVFYQLDIRNPKDGKEISSPINDLMQGIRISDSAALSFENLTLTGKYDRKPDGTVNLLPIFRECLTPGSEAHLQLTLDLPMLARVGLNAGIIEEALHDFADEHYAHFEQYFAELPEDASVAAKEGVDIFLGGGVGYVSKTLTYNLFPQRENAVSLAAKILTKQFSPKHGHSKDASQYKVSPHILKTTMYAGEYYHMGKCELIITR; from the coding sequence ATGAAATTTGCTCATCTGGAAAGGTTAAACCTTACTTTACGCGCCCTGGCACCAGTATTTATCGGCTCAGGTGAGCAGCTTGGGAAAAAAGAATATATATTTGATTCCCCAAATGCTCTAATTTATTTTCCTGATTTTCCACGGCTGGTGGCATTTTTAAAAGAGCGCTCTTTGCTGGCCGAGTATGAAAAATTTTTAAGCACCCCGCGTTTAAAGGATATTCGGGTATTTTTGGAAGAGAACGGCATAAGCGCTGCCGATTACCCGTCATTTGTACGCTACAGCATTGCGGCAGGAGAAGCGGCTCATATAGAAAATTTTCGTGAAGTCCTTACTTTTATAAAAGATTCTAAAGGATATCCGTATATTCCAGGTTCCAGTTTAAAAGGAGCAATAAGAACTGCATTGGCGACATACCTGCTAAAAAGGGGGGATTGGGAACGGGATAGACGCAATATTGAGGGAAGTGACAGTTCCGTTCCAGCACGTAAATATCTTGCTCGGGAGAGCAGTACTGTGGAGAAAAAAGTCTTTTATCAATTGGATATTCGTAACCCTAAAGATGGAAAAGAAATCTCTAGCCCCATTAATGATTTGATGCAAGGTATACGCATCAGCGACAGTGCTGCCTTAAGCTTTGAAAACTTGACCTTGACCGGTAAATATGACCGCAAACCGGATGGAACAGTCAACCTATTGCCAATTTTTCGCGAATGTTTGACACCGGGCAGTGAAGCCCATCTACAGCTAACCCTGGATCTTCCGATGCTGGCTCGGGTTGGCTTGAATGCTGGGATTATCGAAGAGGCTTTACATGATTTTGCTGATGAGCATTATGCTCATTTCGAGCAATATTTTGCGGAACTTCCTGAGGATGCTTCGGTGGCAGCTAAAGAGGGAGTGGATATTTTCCTGGGAGGCGGTGTGGGTTATGTATCTAAAACATTAACCTACAATCTGTTCCCCCAGCGGGAAAATGCAGTTTCACTGGCCGCGAAGATATTGACCAAGCAGTTTTCACCAAAGCACGGGCATTCTAAAGATGCCTCTCAATATAAAGTATCACCCCATATATTAAAGACAACTATGTATGCAGGTGAGTACTATCATATGGGCAAATGCGAACTTATTATAACGAGGTAA
- the csm4 gene encoding type III-A CRISPR-associated RAMP protein Csm4, translating to MEHFLYRLNFSTALHIGKDAGGPSLDDGQMIIHADTLFAALCCEAVRGGRITQLVKYFADGILSISDALPYAGDEIFLPRPVLFTENRKRAGDSALAKALKNKDYIPLSFFGDYLKSMQQLDFNLESLKSESDFGYLTTLTRVAIKGNSPPLPYHVAAWRFADGCGLYIIVRSEQEEARTMFASLLAELGLSGIGGKQSSGWGKFEVKPGPVPDELLRLLEDKQAEYQMLMGTALPVDNELDTVLLNGWYKLLRRGGFIRSESYAARQMKKKTIYMLASGSCLRSRFKGAMLDLSDNGAHPVWRCGNTLFVGVTI from the coding sequence ATGGAGCATTTTCTTTACAGGCTTAATTTTAGTACCGCATTGCATATAGGAAAGGATGCGGGGGGGCCTTCATTAGATGATGGACAGATGATCATTCATGCTGATACACTTTTTGCTGCTTTATGCTGTGAAGCTGTTCGTGGCGGTAGGATTACCCAGCTCGTAAAGTATTTTGCTGACGGAATCTTAAGCATTTCCGATGCCCTGCCTTATGCGGGGGATGAAATATTTCTTCCCCGGCCGGTTTTATTTACGGAAAACCGGAAGCGGGCCGGTGATTCAGCTTTGGCGAAGGCTCTAAAAAACAAGGATTATATCCCGCTTTCTTTTTTTGGCGATTACTTGAAAAGCATGCAGCAACTTGACTTCAATCTCGAGAGCTTGAAATCGGAGTCTGATTTTGGCTATTTGACAACGCTTACCCGGGTAGCTATTAAAGGTAATTCTCCGCCCCTGCCTTATCATGTAGCTGCCTGGAGATTTGCTGACGGCTGCGGCCTTTATATTATTGTTCGTTCCGAGCAGGAGGAAGCTCGAACCATGTTTGCGAGCCTACTGGCTGAGCTAGGATTGTCTGGTATTGGTGGCAAACAATCATCTGGTTGGGGTAAATTTGAAGTTAAACCAGGCCCTGTACCGGATGAATTATTAAGGCTACTTGAGGATAAGCAGGCGGAATATCAAATGCTGATGGGTACGGCTTTACCAGTTGATAATGAATTGGATACAGTTTTGCTTAACGGCTGGTACAAATTGCTCAGAAGAGGTGGCTTTATCCGTTCGGAAAGCTATGCTGCCAGGCAAATGAAGAAAAAAACCATATATATGCTGGCCTCCGGTTCCTGCCTGCGCAGCAGATTCAAAGGCGCTATGCTTGACTTGTCCGACAACGGTGCCCATCCTGTATGGCGCTGTGGCAATACTCTTTTCGTGGGGGTGACGATATGA
- the csm3 gene encoding type III-A CRISPR-associated RAMP protein Csm3 — protein MYGKILIKCKMTVLTGMHIGGSSAFSAIGAVDSPVIRDSFTGEPMLPGSSLKGKMRTLLAKAIKNHYITQEPAKDPEEIKRLFGTAGDNRKQEWPKAARLQFYDAFLVNADTLKNRSGMTEVKFENTINRLTAIANPRQIERVVRGSEFAINLVYDMEDTDSLKSDFTNIARGLKLLSMDYLGGHGSRGYGKVGFTDFEVVVKEGECPEDVDLLLKILKEVEDYGAFSLQA, from the coding sequence ATGTATGGAAAAATATTAATCAAATGCAAAATGACAGTTTTAACCGGTATGCATATTGGCGGTTCTTCCGCTTTTTCGGCAATTGGTGCAGTGGATAGCCCGGTTATAAGGGATAGTTTTACCGGTGAGCCTATGCTGCCCGGTTCCAGTCTAAAGGGGAAAATGCGTACCTTGCTGGCCAAAGCTATTAAGAATCATTATATTACTCAGGAACCCGCCAAAGACCCCGAGGAGATAAAACGTCTTTTTGGCACGGCAGGAGACAACCGTAAGCAAGAGTGGCCCAAAGCCGCGCGTTTGCAATTTTATGATGCTTTTCTGGTGAATGCTGATACTCTTAAAAATCGCAGCGGAATGACCGAGGTGAAGTTTGAGAACACCATCAACCGTCTTACGGCTATTGCCAATCCCCGGCAAATAGAAAGGGTAGTAAGGGGTTCGGAATTTGCCATTAATCTGGTCTATGATATGGAAGATACAGATTCTCTTAAAAGCGATTTTACTAACATAGCCAGGGGGTTAAAGCTGCTGTCTATGGACTATCTGGGCGGGCATGGTTCCCGTGGCTATGGCAAGGTAGGCTTTACGGATTTTGAAGTTGTTGTAAAAGAAGGGGAATGCCCCGAGGATGTGGATCTACTCCTGAAAATATTAAAGGAAGTGGAGGATTATGGAGCATTTTCTTTACAGGCTTAA
- the csm2 gene encoding type III-A CRISPR-associated protein Csm2 — protein MSNMREAFRKAGYKDTQAQTEKPSQSQPAVGQFQLGINYTAQAEQVIQELKKSMGRNYQNFTTSKIRNILAQVSEIYNDVRAENDVFLSPDLQNRIEYLKVRLVYECGREPWIIKPFVDKAKLLDLLNNIGDNRQNFIKFARYMEALVAYHRFYGGRD, from the coding sequence ATGAGTAATATGAGGGAGGCATTCAGAAAGGCAGGTTACAAGGATACCCAGGCGCAAACTGAGAAGCCATCACAATCCCAACCTGCTGTTGGACAGTTTCAATTGGGAATAAACTATACGGCGCAAGCCGAGCAAGTTATTCAGGAGTTAAAGAAATCAATGGGACGGAATTATCAGAATTTTACCACCAGTAAAATCAGAAATATTTTGGCCCAGGTCAGTGAAATTTACAACGATGTCCGGGCTGAAAACGATGTATTCTTGAGCCCGGATTTACAAAACCGCATAGAGTATCTCAAAGTTAGGCTGGTCTATGAATGTGGGCGGGAACCCTGGATAATTAAGCCGTTTGTAGATAAGGCCAAATTGCTGGATTTACTGAACAATATTGGTGATAACCGTCAGAACTTTATCAAATTTGCCCGCTATATGGAGGCACTGGTAGCATATCATCGTTTTTATGGCGGCCGAGATTAG
- the cas10 gene encoding type III-A CRISPR-associated protein Cas10/Csm1, whose product MHDKVKNVVIGGLLHDVGKVLHRGTRIDGRAHSHSGREWIREYTDDNRILDCIAYHHHQEIEGAGLERNNLAYVVYIADNIAAGVDRREIEGEGSRGFDRNRHQESIYNLLNNSNAKAVYKIAAISKKINYPQDIAGYNPESDYNDIYFGISEGLRGINFQGEYVNSLLELLEAYLSYIPSSTYQREVSDISLFDHSKIIAALASSIVLYLIAHNRNDYNLELFRNRHSFYKEKAFCLFSCDISGVQQFIYTISSKGALKGLRSRSFYLELLLENLVDEILSASSLYRSNLLYTGGGHAYILLPNTYEAIQKAGEAVKNTNNRLMEVFGARLFIAYGLQECSANELMSKTDNPEDYSNIFRSLAAQVSMRKLQRYSAADLRQLNHSDTDREGRECRVCGVSSGLEERQEGTICHNCAAFTDISPILIKPDSVFVVSREEIKGTSLPLFSAQGEDLKFSALKVEEVKEILKKDNDKVLRIYSKNTYRTGFSLATKLWLGDYALSNQDGDIKTFAELAESSRGIGRIGVLRADVDNMGAAFVSGFVRENAAENKYRYITLSRTATLSRSLSIFFKYYLNELLANGEFNLLAPAGQRNIVVVYAGGDDLFLVGAWNEVLCAAIDIRRAFSSYTGNTLTISAGFALFEPGYPIARMAAETAELENSAKHNQHQGGTKNSISLLGMEVIDGKLQAQHTYDWDSFENKVLGEKYAILMSIFSKAEDYGNSFLYNILDLLRQAESDSINIARLAYLLARREPGKNTADETKKSYSIFAQNVYQWALNPEDRRQLITAIIIYTYNNRDEKEVRRNE is encoded by the coding sequence TTGCATGATAAAGTGAAAAATGTAGTCATTGGCGGTCTTTTGCATGATGTTGGCAAGGTATTGCATCGGGGTACTAGAATTGATGGTCGTGCCCACAGCCACTCAGGTAGGGAATGGATTAGGGAATATACCGATGATAACAGAATCCTGGACTGCATTGCTTATCATCATCATCAGGAAATAGAGGGAGCAGGATTGGAGCGAAATAACCTGGCGTATGTAGTTTATATTGCCGACAATATTGCCGCAGGGGTTGACCGCCGAGAAATCGAAGGTGAGGGAAGCAGGGGGTTTGACAGAAACAGGCACCAGGAGTCAATATATAACCTGTTGAACAACTCCAATGCTAAAGCGGTTTACAAAATAGCAGCGATAAGTAAAAAAATCAATTATCCCCAGGATATAGCAGGATATAATCCCGAATCAGACTACAACGACATTTATTTTGGCATCAGTGAAGGGTTGCGCGGTATCAATTTTCAGGGTGAATATGTAAATTCACTGCTGGAGCTTTTAGAAGCATATCTTTCCTATATTCCTTCTTCAACCTACCAAAGAGAAGTTTCGGATATCTCTCTGTTTGATCACAGCAAGATAATAGCGGCCCTGGCTTCCAGTATCGTTTTGTATCTTATAGCTCATAACAGAAATGATTATAATCTGGAGCTATTCCGGAATAGACATAGCTTTTATAAGGAAAAAGCCTTCTGCCTGTTTTCCTGTGATATTTCTGGAGTTCAGCAGTTTATTTATACCATATCTTCAAAGGGTGCTCTAAAAGGTTTGCGTTCACGTTCTTTTTACCTGGAGCTTTTACTGGAAAACCTGGTTGATGAAATCCTCTCAGCTAGCTCGCTTTACCGTAGCAATCTTTTATATACCGGTGGCGGACATGCGTATATTTTACTCCCCAATACTTATGAAGCAATACAAAAGGCTGGGGAAGCGGTTAAAAACACCAATAACAGGCTGATGGAAGTGTTTGGAGCCAGGCTATTTATTGCTTACGGCTTACAGGAATGCTCGGCCAATGAATTAATGAGCAAAACTGATAATCCGGAAGACTATAGCAATATATTTCGCAGCCTTGCAGCCCAGGTTTCCATGCGCAAACTACAACGTTATTCTGCTGCGGATCTGCGACAGTTAAATCATAGCGACACGGATAGAGAGGGGCGGGAGTGCAGGGTATGTGGCGTATCCAGCGGTCTGGAGGAAAGGCAGGAAGGTACGATCTGCCATAACTGCGCTGCATTTACTGACATTTCACCCATTCTGATAAAACCGGATTCTGTTTTTGTTGTATCGAGGGAAGAAATAAAGGGAACTTCGCTGCCGCTTTTTTCAGCCCAGGGTGAGGATTTAAAATTTAGCGCTTTGAAAGTTGAAGAAGTAAAGGAGATATTGAAAAAGGATAATGATAAGGTTTTGCGTATATACAGCAAGAATACATATCGCACCGGATTCTCCCTGGCGACCAAGCTGTGGTTGGGGGATTATGCGCTAAGCAATCAGGATGGAGATATAAAGACTTTTGCTGAGTTAGCTGAGAGCTCCAGGGGTATCGGCAGAATTGGGGTATTAAGGGCGGATGTTGATAACATGGGTGCAGCTTTTGTTAGCGGTTTTGTAAGAGAGAATGCTGCTGAAAATAAATACCGTTATATTACCTTATCGCGAACCGCTACTTTATCGAGGAGTTTATCCATTTTTTTTAAATACTATCTCAATGAGTTGCTTGCTAACGGAGAATTCAACCTGCTGGCCCCGGCGGGCCAGCGCAATATCGTGGTGGTATATGCGGGTGGGGACGATCTTTTTTTGGTAGGAGCCTGGAACGAGGTTCTTTGTGCGGCTATTGATATCCGGAGAGCATTTTCCAGTTATACCGGCAATACCCTTACAATATCAGCAGGATTTGCCTTGTTTGAACCCGGTTACCCTATTGCCCGGATGGCAGCGGAAACAGCCGAATTGGAAAACAGCGCTAAACATAACCAGCACCAGGGTGGTACGAAAAACTCCATTTCACTCCTGGGAATGGAAGTAATCGATGGAAAACTGCAAGCCCAGCATACCTATGATTGGGATAGTTTTGAAAATAAGGTCCTGGGTGAAAAATATGCGATTCTTATGAGCATTTTCTCTAAAGCAGAAGACTATGGCAACAGTTTCCTATACAACATCCTGGATTTGCTGCGGCAGGCGGAAAGTGATTCCATTAATATTGCTCGCCTGGCCTACTTATTGGCCCGCCGAGAGCCAGGTAAAAATACTGCGGATGAAACAAAAAAAAGCTATAGTATTTTTGCACAAAATGTTTACCAATGGGCATTGAATCCAGAGGACAGGCGGCAATTGATTACAGCAATAATAATCTATACCTATAATAATCGAGATGAAAAGGAGGTAAGGAGAAATGAGTAA
- a CDS encoding transposase, which translates to MFKPNNDHLQGKVFSDFQRFNSVVAKRLKNSWSMVFYEQVFCLIREELFAPLYSLEWGRPNFPINILVGLEIIKHLFDYTDQELLDQYYFNYQVQYALGIENIGEIYLGERTLYNFRERVVRYSKEYPEKEALAFQQFEILTRNFLGLVGLKTDELRIDSTLISPNIKKAGRLSLAHDVLAQAVRAIPVAYRSENLNKVLEDSFKNKLLYQTKNSQLDSRLQAVLDLMSEIYVLSQNHKTIADLEKVKILLRFLNEQANCDENSGRFKAKASKEVSSDSLQSAYDTDATYRDKAGKKESGYTATFTETCNSENDVQIIVDYTVEPNNKSDVEIFQDRMDIIKDNTNASDIYADGGYYGENVINKANSKGIEIQLHYTDMTGKTAPEGQLPAHHFVFNKDMEMVQCPGGQIPSSSKYNSKTKITTSHFPKEVCNNCPHRCNCPLKEQKRDMVVRISKKSILASQVRETVNDPHIKHENISKRAAIEGTNSAIKGCQGAKRLRVRGKIKCTLQIGFKVIGHNFKQIFRALTKQIKKPKIKTKGLLCPNPN; encoded by the coding sequence TTGTTTAAGCCAAATAATGATCATCTTCAAGGAAAAGTATTTAGCGATTTCCAGCGGTTCAACTCCGTTGTAGCTAAACGGCTTAAAAATTCCTGGTCAATGGTATTTTATGAACAGGTCTTCTGCCTTATTAGAGAAGAACTATTTGCTCCGCTCTATAGTTTGGAATGGGGAAGGCCCAACTTTCCTATCAATATACTAGTAGGCCTGGAGATTATTAAACACTTGTTTGATTACACTGACCAGGAACTGCTAGATCAGTACTATTTTAATTACCAGGTACAATATGCTCTGGGAATAGAAAATATCGGTGAAATATACTTGGGAGAACGGACCTTGTACAACTTTCGAGAGAGAGTGGTTCGTTATTCCAAAGAATATCCCGAAAAGGAGGCTCTGGCTTTTCAACAGTTTGAAATACTTACCCGGAATTTCCTTGGTTTAGTCGGGCTTAAAACTGATGAACTACGCATAGATTCCACTTTAATTAGTCCCAATATCAAGAAAGCCGGTCGTCTTTCCCTGGCTCATGATGTACTGGCACAAGCAGTAAGAGCCATACCCGTCGCTTATCGCAGCGAGAATCTAAACAAAGTACTGGAAGATTCCTTCAAGAACAAATTATTATACCAGACCAAGAATAGCCAGTTAGACAGTAGATTACAGGCTGTACTGGATTTAATGAGTGAAATATATGTCCTATCCCAAAACCATAAAACTATCGCTGATTTAGAAAAGGTGAAAATCCTGCTGCGCTTCCTCAATGAACAGGCTAATTGCGATGAAAACAGCGGGCGATTCAAAGCCAAAGCAAGCAAAGAAGTCAGTTCCGATTCACTACAATCAGCGTATGATACAGATGCTACTTACCGGGATAAGGCCGGGAAAAAAGAATCGGGTTATACAGCCACATTCACCGAAACCTGTAATAGCGAAAATGATGTTCAGATTATAGTTGATTACACAGTCGAACCCAATAACAAGAGCGATGTAGAAATATTTCAGGACCGTATGGATATTATCAAAGATAATACCAATGCCAGCGATATTTACGCTGATGGCGGTTACTACGGAGAGAATGTGATAAATAAAGCCAACTCCAAAGGTATAGAAATCCAGCTCCATTACACTGATATGACTGGCAAAACAGCCCCCGAAGGACAGCTACCAGCTCATCACTTTGTCTTTAACAAAGATATGGAAATGGTACAGTGTCCGGGAGGCCAAATTCCCAGCAGCAGCAAGTACAATAGCAAAACCAAGATAACTACTAGTCATTTTCCTAAAGAAGTCTGTAATAACTGTCCTCATCGGTGCAATTGTCCTCTAAAGGAACAGAAGAGAGATATGGTAGTAAGGATATCCAAGAAATCCATACTGGCATCTCAAGTACGGGAAACAGTAAACGATCCTCACATAAAACACGAAAACATCAGCAAACGCGCTGCGATTGAGGGAACAAATTCGGCCATCAAAGGATGCCAGGGTGCAAAAAGATTAAGAGTGCGCGGTAAAATCAAATGTACCTTACAAATAGGTTTTAAGGTAATTGGTCATAATTTCAAACAGATATTTAGGGCTTTAACCAAACAGATCAAAAAACCAAAGATAAAAACAAAGGGGTTATTGTGCCCAAATCC